Sequence from the Paenibacillus riograndensis SBR5 genome:
CGCCATATTTTGCGAAGCATGGACACCATCGTCACGGTCTGCATCACACCGATTGCGTTGATGCTGCTGTTCGTCTATGTGCTCGGCGGAGCCATCCAAACCGATACGGATAACTATGTGAACTACCTGTTGCCCGGGATCCTGCTGATTGCCATTGCAAGCGGTATATCCTATACGGCTTACCGCCTGTTTTTGGATAAGCAACGGGGCATCATTGAGCGGTTCCACTCCATGCCGATTGCACGTTCCACCGTGCTGTGGGGGCATGTGCTGACCTCGGTGGTATCCAACGTCATTTCTGTTGTCGTCATCATTCTCGTAGCGCTCATTATGGGCTTTCGCTCGTCGGCGGGGGTACTCTCCTGGCTTGCCGTAGCCGGTATACTCGTGCTGTTCACGCTGGCTTTGACTTGGGTCGCGGCGATTGCCGGACTATCCGCAAAATCGGTGGAAGGTGCAAGCGCGTTTTCCTATCCGCTTATCTTCCTGCCGTTTATCAGCTCGGCATTTGTGCCGACCGAGTCGATGCCGTCTGCCGTCCGTATTTTTGCCGAAAACCAGCCGGTGACCTCAATCGTGGAAGCTATTCGTGCGCTGCTGTCAGGGCAGCCGGTGGGCAATGATATATGGGCCGCTCTCGCCTGGTGCATCGGGATTTCACTCGTAGCCTATTGCTTTGCTATGAGAGTGTATAAAAAGCGGGTGTGATCAACTGACATGTACATCATAGGTTGGATGGATGCGTCGCAGTGTCGCCGCGTGATGCATCCAGTCTTGCCCCTCTTCTCCAAGCAAAGGCTAATTAACCGGCTACATGTATTTACCGTAGTCCTTAATTGTCACTTTTACTCGGCACTCCACTTCAACCCCGGGATATACTTTTCGCCAATTGAGACTTTTCCATGCCTTATAGCTAAGGCTGTTTCTTACATATTGTCCGATGCCAATGCTGTCCACATTGTTCTGCTGCAGCTGCCTTACCACTTCCTGGGCCTTGTCGCTGATATATTCAGCGATATCCGCTTCCAATTTATGGCGGTCTTTACTCTGTGAAAGATCCTCATGTCCGGTATATTCAAGCACCGAGCCATGGATGGAATTAGCAATAATAAACTTGAAGCGGTTGTCTCCGAGATGCTGCACACTCACCTTGCGCTTATTCAGCATAGAGCTGAGCATGACCATCTCTTTTCTGCCATTTCTTTCACCTAAATTCACCGACAATTCTCCTTGGTTGATATTCCCCCGGAGCAGGGCAAAGATAATTCCATCTTTGGCCGGAATTTTCGTCACAAAGCGGTCATCCTGAAATAAAGCAATCCCGGAAATGCCAGCCCTGTCCCCCCCATCCTTTACGATAGGAGCAATCGGATCGATTCCATCATCGTAATATTCCCTGGTGAACTCATACAGTGTAGTTGGTGGAATGATGTTGGAAGAGCTCTCTTTTTTCAGTAAATGATTAACATAGGTGCCTGTATCCTTATTGGGTTTAAACGTTTTGGACAGCAATTTACCAGCATCTCCATCCACTACGGTAACTTGAACCCCAAGAGCAATGGAAGGGTCGCGTATAAGCGTATCGACATGATCCGCAAGCCCTTCCTTGGCCAGACTTAATCCGAACAGAACACTTCTTAACTGACCGCTGACCAGGAGGAGATCAATTTGGTTGGATAACTGCACCCTCGCTTCTTTGAGGCTGTCGGTTACTGCCGTCAGCAGATGCCTGTGTTCCGACGATTCTGGATCAATTACCGGAACGGAGAGGGTCGCTTTCAGTTGGTCATTCTCCGCCAGGTCGTAACTGGCGGTTTGCATCATTCCCAGCTTTTCAAGGATTCTCTGATCGCTGTTACAGCCGGTCAGCAGCAGCATCATCAGGAGAACAGCAGACAACCGCTTATACACGGGATACCCTCCTTCCCTGAAGGAGCAGCAGCGCAATTATTAGTACAGGCAGACCAAAAGCAATCCCGATGGCAGCGTATCCCAGATGGAGAATCCAGTTATTCACCTGATCCAAGGTCTTCGGGATATAGGAGATGCAGTAGGCGATGGCCGTCAACAAAAACACCATGACCGGAATTTTTAACTTGGGAATTATTCTTCTCATTGCCTCCATAGCCCCCCACCAATACATTGCCGCTGTGATCAGAATCAAAAAGAGGAAAAACCCGTAGAGCATATTTTCCAGACGCTCGACAAATGGAAACTGGATATAACCCAGCAGGTCCAATAGTGGAAACAGCAGCTTTTTTAACTGTCCAAAGCTAAAAAAACCGAAACAGACTATGGATAAACTAATGTAAATCACAGATAAATAAGCATTTCCTGCATAAATGGCAGCCAGCGATTTTTTGCTTTTATCCATATAAGGAAACAGAAGGATCGATAACTCGTAGCCCAAGTAAACAGTATATAGATCGAAGGCTCCTTTGATCTGGTCATGGCCTCCCTGCAAAATAAAGGGTGTCAGGCGTACCCATCTGAAGGATGGGAGAAACCATAATAAGAGAAAATACATCCAGAAAGTCAGCCAAAAGAAGATGGTTGCCGCTTTGGATATCGTAAAGATCCCTTTAATGAGCAGCAGAAAAAGCAGGACATCCACAGCGAGCTTGAATAACATCGGATTGGTCGTAGGAAAAGCAATCATTTGAAATAAAAGCACATATTTTTTACCGATCATGCAGCCGAAGATCAGCCAGACAGCACACAATCCAAGATAGACAGGATACAGTATAACCTTAGGAATGGACCGTTCCATAATTTCAAAAACCGGCTTCCCGTCTCCCAGCCGGTACACCAGCGTGATCAAATAAATATTGAAAGACGTCAGCAGCAGACCCGGCAGGAGAACCAGCCATCCGTTTGTCCCGAAATAGTCAGCCAGCTGGCGCGGCAGAGAGAAGACAACGATACCGATTTGAGTCATATACACCAGGATCGCAACATGAAAGGGGCTTAGTTTCTCCATCATAAAATTTCTGACGCCTACTTTCTTTTGTTCTGCCTGATTGGATTAGGCGATTGGGTCTGAGAGGGCCGCTTGGTTAAAAAGGTGAACGGTGCACGGATAAAATTATCCTTCCAATCCCCTAGCGCCATTGGCGCAACCGGGATTAAATAAGAGGAACCCAGGCTTGTCAGGCTGGAAATATGCGTTACAATCAGGGCAACTCCCATGGATATCCCCATATTTCCCCAGATACCAGCCAGCATAATAATGCCAAAGCGAACCAGCCGGATTGAGGCGCTCATCATATAGCTGGGAATGACAAAAGAGGCGATCGCAGAAGAGGCTACAGCAATAATCAGGACATTACTGGTCAACCCCGCCTGAACAGCCGCTTGTCCAATGACAATCCCGCCTACAATCCCGATGGTTTGTCCAATTTTGGTCGGAAGACGCGCACCTGCTTCCCGCAGCAGCTCAATCATAGTTTCCATAAGCAGCGCCTCGTAAACCGGTGGGAAAGGCACTCTGTTCCGCGATTCAGCCAGTGTCCGGAGCAGCGCTTCGGGGATCATTTCATAATGAAAGGTAGTCACGGATACATAAAATGCTGTGAACGAAATCGTAATCAGCAAAGCGAGGTATCTTAACAGCCGGAGTGCCGTTCCCAAAGCCCAGCGCTGATAGTAATCATCCGGTGAGGAGAAAAATTCAAAAAAAGCGGAAGGTGCGGCAAATGCGGTCGGACTGTTGTCAATCAGTGTGATAATCCGGCCGGCTGTCAGCTTAGATACAGCCACATCGGGCCTTTCTGTAGTCAGAAATTGTGGGAAAACCGAATTAGGACGGTCCTCCAGAAACTGGGTCAGCATCCCTCCATCATTAACAGCATCTATCTCGATCCGTTTAATCCGTTTCTCCAGTTCCCCGACATATTTCATATTGGCGATATCTTTAATATAAAGGACATACACGCTGGTCTTGGTGATTTCTCCAACTGAATACTCCTTAATTTTCAGATGCGAGCTTTTGATTCTTTGGCGTATCAGCGAAATATTTGTCATGGCGGATTCCACAAAAGCGTCATGGGGACCGGCAATAATGGTTTCAGTTTCGGATTGCTGTACAGTCCGCGTTTTCGGGCCATAGATATCGAGCAAATAAATATTTTTATCGTGAAAAATGGCGACGCTGCCCGCCAGGATTCCCTCAATCACTGTTTTAGAATCTGTTACCCGTGTAAATTGTGACTGTTGGAATAACTGCTCAACCTCATCAAGCTGAACCTGGGCAAAGGGTGCCAGAATCTCATCTGTAAACATTTTTTGATCCACAATGCTGGGGAAGTAGACAATGTCAGTCCGTATTTCCGGAAAGGACCGGAAGATCAAATCCGCGCATTGGTCAAATTCTTCAAGAACATGCCGCAGCATAGAAGCACTTTGTGGGTTGGCATCCATAAGATTAACCCGCCTTTACCATAAGTTTTTGGTAGTATTCCCAGATTCCCCTTGGTTATTAGTCAGTATCTGCCTGTCAGTCATCTGTCTCGAATTTGGCATACCCTGCCACTTCCAGCAGGCTGCGAATTCATCATTTTAACAATTCTTGTCCACCTTGATCTGTGCTATAATAAATCAAAATTACACCGATGAAGTCCCCCTCTCCCGCATCCATCATCCATCGATAATTTATTTAATAGCTGAGGAGCTGTGACGATGAGTGACCCCGTTCTTCAACAGATACTGACTGCTTTAACTGGCGTACAGACGGATTTAAACGAGATGAGAACTGAGTTCAGTGAGATGAAATCAGAGATTAGCGGCATGAAATCAGAGATCAGTGGCATGAAATCAGAGATCAGTGAGATAAGAACTGAGATCAACGAGATGAAAACCGAAATTGCCAGCATCAAGGAGGATACCCGGCTGATTCCGTTGATTCAGCAAGCTGTATCGGAAGTGAACGCTGAGGTTATTGCTACCCGTGACACCATCGGGCGCATTGAGGAAACGCTGCGCGGACATGACGTAACACTTGATTTGCTGTCCAGACGATCCATCGATCAGGAAGCTGCTTTGAAGCGGATTAAATAATCTTTCTGCATATCCTATCCATGAGGCTGCCTTCGTAGCCAGCCGCTTTTTTTGGGGACAAGCCGGTTTGGTCCACCTTCCCGGCGCTACTCTTGAACGGCACTGCGGAGATCCAAACAGCGTCCTCCCCCAGGAGACATATATCTTCCGCCCAGAAACAAACTCCTTTATCTACGCAAATAGTTCACATATTTCTGTCTTTTTCAGGCGGACACACCTTTTAAAATCATTTTATTGTGTTATAATGAAAGCGTAACCAAAGGAGCTGTGAACAATAGATTTCATCGCCCAAGGAGGATGGAAGAAATGCTGGCAGGACTGAAGGAACTTAAGAATTGGGTAGCGGGAATGTGGCAGCCGTGGATGACCTCAGAGGAAGAGGACTACTGGAAAATCGAATATTCGGCAGAGCGCCATCTGCACACTCCGCCAACACCTAGCCCGCTCACCTATCAGGAAGAAGCACGCATCAAATCAGTGAAATACCACTAACCAACTACTAACGAGATCAATTACTCTTATAATATCTTGAGCATAAAGCCGCGTAAGCCGGAGAAATTCCGGTCTACGCGGTTTTTTTAACTACTATGTAGACCTGAATTAGGAACAGCCCCCGGGTGAACTCCCCCAACAAAAAACCTCCCTTCATCCCAAAGGATAAAAGAAGGCATAAACGCGTCGCTTCAGAAGCAAGGAGCTAGATTTTTAGCTCCCCAAGCTTAATCAGCTCGACAACCGCTTGCGAACGGCCTTTGACGTTTAGTTTTTGCATGACGTTGGAGATGTGGTTGCGGACGGTTTTCTCGCTGATGAATAACAATCCGGCAATATCCCGTGTTGTTTTGTCCTGCACAAGAAGCTCGAATACTTCGCGCTCACGGTGCGTCAAGAGAAATTTACTGTGATGTTCGTTCCCTTTCAATGGTGTCACCCCTCCTTGCCCTGGGTTTGTTTGGTATAACAAGGTAAAGGGATACAGTCAAAACCATATTATGTTTCAGGGAGATCAATGGTGCGATCACAGCTTTAAAATGGGCGGTGCACTTTTCTAACATAAAACAACCCTAGATGCCTAAGCGCTCCAGACAGTAAACAAGCAGAAACGGCTGCGCTTCCCTTCGCATCAGGAAGCCCACCCGTTATAGGTTACATATACCGGTCCGTCACGCCCTTGCGGTCACGCCGGTTTGGTCCGGTAATGCTGTTGCAGCTTTAGTGTAGTTTATGAAATGGATTCCATAGCAAGTTTTTTATTCGGAGGGCCGCCGGCGTGCAATGTGCTAAAATAAAAGCACTATATCTCTGATCCCAGGAGGCAGCGCCAATGGCCAACATCAAAGAAATTGCCCGCATTGCCGGGGTTTCCGTAACGACTGTATCACGTGTGCTGAACAATCATCCTTATGTAAGCAAGGACAAAAGAACTGCTGTGCTGCAAACCATAGAGCAGCTGAATTATACACGCAATATGAACGCTGTCCATCTGATCACTGGCCGTACCGGGGCGGTGGCGGTGATTTTGCCGTACATCAGTTCTTTTTATTTCTCGGTGGTGATGGACGGGCTGGCTCAGGCAGCGCTGGCCGCGCAGTACCGGCTGATTCTGTGCCAGACCAACTATGTCCCTGAAGAAGAGCTAAAGGTACTGGACATGCTGCGCAACAAGGAGATTGACGGGGTAATCATTGTTTCCACCGCTCTGAAGCCGGAAGTCATCGAATCCTATACAATTTACGGACCGGTTGTAACCTGCCAGAATAGCGGAGAGCGCCAATTCTCTTCTGTATATATTGAGCATTATGCCGCTTTCCGCCATGGCCTGGAGTATCTGTACGGCAAGGGACACCGCAGAATCGGTTATTGCGAAGGCCGTCAGAACGGCAGCAGTGCCTCCATCCGCCAGAACGCTTTCCAGGACTTCCTTGCTGAAAAAGAGCTGCTCTTTGATCCGGAATGGATGATTTTTGACTGTATGCGTGAAGAGGATGGTGCGGAAGTGGCCCGGCGGCTGCTGGATAACCCGGATAGGTCAGGCCGGCCTGAGGCCATGATGATCTCAGGGGATCATATCGCCGCAGGCCTGATAATCGAAGCCCGCAAACACGGCCTAAAAATCCCGGAGGACCTCGCGGTGATGGGATTTGACAACCAGCCGATCGGACGGCTGCTCGGGATCACGACGATCGACAATCAGCTCTATCAGATGGGCGAAGCCGCCTTCGGGATCATACATGAGCAGATTAACGGCAGCAGCCTTCCGGTTACGCGCAAGCTGGATTACCGGATTATCGAGCGGTCCACGGTATAAGGGCGGAAGTTCGCAGTCTTGGAGCATCGCTGGCGGGTAATTAACCGCATCGTTTACATATGCGGACTACTGTAACCGAGAAATCGGCCACGGGGACAAAAAATGCGGTCAGCTGTGCTTCCTCCCAGAATGCGATGCTCTGAGTGGGATGCTCTGACTTTGAGCGATTTTGGTTACTTTAGTGATTCATTTACTTGAGTAACTTGAGTGACTTGGGTGACTACGTGCGACTTCGATTGCATTTTCTGCAACAGATCTGCTCACAAACGGGGGTTAATTTCGATTCTGCTGCACTATGTGCAATAGATCTCGCCAAAAAGAGTGATTTAAGACTGTTTCTCTGAAATCTGCTGTACAAACTGCAATAGAAGCTTTTGGAAGCGCCGAAATAAGTTATTCTATTGCATAAACTGCAATGAGCTCTCAGGCATAGCTGTCTTTGAACACTTCATTAACTACTCCTGTCTGCCGCGGCCCCATGGTCTTCAACGCCTCCTCCTCCTCCTCTTCCCTCTTCTCATAAATTCAGTTTAGCTATTTCGTACTCCGTTCCACTTACACTTGAACTTACAAATGTAAACAACAGACTGTCTCCACCTTCGATTCGTGAATTCGCTATGAGATAATTCTCCACCGAAGCCAAACCAGGGAGGAGTTTTCTATGGCGAGAGAAGAGACTCAAATGAATGGGAGTCGCGCGCCGCACTTCCAAGCAAGTGGAGAAAAAAGCGAGTTACTCAGCTGTCCTCACATTAGGATCGACGACGCCGTTTGCTGATTCTTCAACAATATGCTTATTCCCTACAAGCCTTAGGTCTGGGAAAAAGACTAGACTTGAGCTGGTTCTGATCTGGATGGAGCAATTGCTATACTTCAAAATGAATGTATTAAAACCCCACCTGCGGTTATATTCGTGGGACTTTTACCCATGCAACGGTTGTTGGCACAATAGAATACAAAGCATAAATCAAATTTCGGAGGCAGTTAAAATGAATGACGAGTTACAACGCACGTTAAGTGAGATCATTGAATCAGGCTCACAATCTAACCCCGCCGTGAATGCACTTATTAGTGATTACGCTAAATTTCATGCTGTACTCGCTATGGTGGGCGGATGCTTGGTACTCATATTCGCATGGCTTAGTATAATTTTTTGGACAAAATTTAAAAGGTCGCCTAAAGTCAGCAGTTTAAAATGGGGCTTTGAAAGAAAAGCCTGCTTTGTTTTCGGATTTTTGAGTAGTAGCGTTGCATTATTTATGGTTTTGATTGTTGTAGCCAATCTGACAAACACGTTGAATCCTTTGCATGGATTTTCATTGCTTGATTTTTCGTTTAAAATCTCCTCTGGAGAACCATATAAGGACGAATTACGTTATGCGTTTACTGAATGGATACAATCAGGTAATGAAAATATCCCGTCTATTATTCAGGAAAGGTTTAATAAGCGCATTGAGTTTCATACTACAAAAGCCATTGTTAGTGGAATATTGTTGATACTATTTGCGGGACTTAGTGTGTATATTTGGAACGCATTGGTAAGAAGGGCTAAATCAAATGATTCAAAATGGAGATTTAAAGAAAAAACCTGCTTTGTTTTTGGTAGTGCCACGGTTGTTCTTGCTTTGTTAATGATGGTAATCGTAATGGCAAATACACAAGCAGCATTTGCACCTAAAACATTGTCTATGATCAATTTGTTTAACAGCTGAATGCTCTGGTCTCAAGGCGAGCCTCCGCTCTGTTAATGCGCGAAACAATAAGATACGCTCTGTGACTTCGGAACAGCCAAAGGGCGTATCTTTTTATATTGTTTTAACAACACCCGCAACACTTTCTTTTCACTCACTACAGTCTACTTCCCTCTTCATTTAACACTTAACGTTGCACACTCATACCCACATCACGCACTTACACTTACATATTCACTTTCACTTACGCATGCGCACTGCCTACGTTTATGTTCACACTTCCATTTCTCTTCACCCTCTGCTTCATATCCCTCTTCTCTTCTCTTCTCTGCTTCCTCCGTTGCTACTTTTCTTCCCTCCTTCACCTTCCTCCGGTCACATATCCCTCTTTCTGCTTCAAGTCTAAGATTCCCTCCGCTTGTTTCGTTTGGCCCTCTTTGTGTAATGCTTTGGCCCAGTGATATGTCAGTGATGTAAATCACATTTTTATATTGACAGTCTACGGGCAGGC
This genomic interval carries:
- a CDS encoding helix-turn-helix domain-containing protein; translated protein: MKGNEHHSKFLLTHREREVFELLVQDKTTRDIAGLLFISEKTVRNHISNVMQKLNVKGRSQAVVELIKLGELKI
- a CDS encoding Dor-1 like family protein, whose product is MSDPVLQQILTALTGVQTDLNEMRTEFSEMKSEISGMKSEISGMKSEISEIRTEINEMKTEIASIKEDTRLIPLIQQAVSEVNAEVIATRDTIGRIEETLRGHDVTLDLLSRRSIDQEAALKRIK
- a CDS encoding Ger(x)C family spore germination protein translates to MYKRLSAVLLMMLLLTGCNSDQRILEKLGMMQTASYDLAENDQLKATLSVPVIDPESSEHRHLLTAVTDSLKEARVQLSNQIDLLLVSGQLRSVLFGLSLAKEGLADHVDTLIRDPSIALGVQVTVVDGDAGKLLSKTFKPNKDTGTYVNHLLKKESSSNIIPPTTLYEFTREYYDDGIDPIAPIVKDGGDRAGISGIALFQDDRFVTKIPAKDGIIFALLRGNINQGELSVNLGERNGRKEMVMLSSMLNKRKVSVQHLGDNRFKFIIANSIHGSVLEYTGHEDLSQSKDRHKLEADIAEYISDKAQEVVRQLQQNNVDSIGIGQYVRNSLSYKAWKSLNWRKVYPGVEVECRVKVTIKDYGKYM
- a CDS encoding ABC transporter permease; protein product: METTKSHFFSDMSVMLGRSMRHILRSMDTIVTVCITPIALMLLFVYVLGGAIQTDTDNYVNYLLPGILLIAIASGISYTAYRLFLDKQRGIIERFHSMPIARSTVLWGHVLTSVVSNVISVVVIILVALIMGFRSSAGVLSWLAVAGILVLFTLALTWVAAIAGLSAKSVEGASAFSYPLIFLPFISSAFVPTESMPSAVRIFAENQPVTSIVEAIRALLSGQPVGNDIWAALAWCIGISLVAYCFAMRVYKKRV
- a CDS encoding spore germination protein encodes the protein MDANPQSASMLRHVLEEFDQCADLIFRSFPEIRTDIVYFPSIVDQKMFTDEILAPFAQVQLDEVEQLFQQSQFTRVTDSKTVIEGILAGSVAIFHDKNIYLLDIYGPKTRTVQQSETETIIAGPHDAFVESAMTNISLIRQRIKSSHLKIKEYSVGEITKTSVYVLYIKDIANMKYVGELEKRIKRIEIDAVNDGGMLTQFLEDRPNSVFPQFLTTERPDVAVSKLTAGRIITLIDNSPTAFAAPSAFFEFFSSPDDYYQRWALGTALRLLRYLALLITISFTAFYVSVTTFHYEMIPEALLRTLAESRNRVPFPPVYEALLMETMIELLREAGARLPTKIGQTIGIVGGIVIGQAAVQAGLTSNVLIIAVASSAIASFVIPSYMMSASIRLVRFGIIMLAGIWGNMGISMGVALIVTHISSLTSLGSSYLIPVAPMALGDWKDNFIRAPFTFLTKRPSQTQSPNPIRQNKRK
- a CDS encoding LacI family DNA-binding transcriptional regulator, which codes for MANIKEIARIAGVSVTTVSRVLNNHPYVSKDKRTAVLQTIEQLNYTRNMNAVHLITGRTGAVAVILPYISSFYFSVVMDGLAQAALAAQYRLILCQTNYVPEEELKVLDMLRNKEIDGVIIVSTALKPEVIESYTIYGPVVTCQNSGERQFSSVYIEHYAAFRHGLEYLYGKGHRRIGYCEGRQNGSSASIRQNAFQDFLAEKELLFDPEWMIFDCMREEDGAEVARRLLDNPDRSGRPEAMMISGDHIAAGLIIEARKHGLKIPEDLAVMGFDNQPIGRLLGITTIDNQLYQMGEAAFGIIHEQINGSSLPVTRKLDYRIIERSTV
- a CDS encoding GerAB/ArcD/ProY family transporter, which translates into the protein MMEKLSPFHVAILVYMTQIGIVVFSLPRQLADYFGTNGWLVLLPGLLLTSFNIYLITLVYRLGDGKPVFEIMERSIPKVILYPVYLGLCAVWLIFGCMIGKKYVLLFQMIAFPTTNPMLFKLAVDVLLFLLLIKGIFTISKAATIFFWLTFWMYFLLLWFLPSFRWVRLTPFILQGGHDQIKGAFDLYTVYLGYELSILLFPYMDKSKKSLAAIYAGNAYLSVIYISLSIVCFGFFSFGQLKKLLFPLLDLLGYIQFPFVERLENMLYGFFLFLILITAAMYWWGAMEAMRRIIPKLKIPVMVFLLTAIAYCISYIPKTLDQVNNWILHLGYAAIGIAFGLPVLIIALLLLQGRRVSRV